The following are encoded in a window of Pseudomonas graminis genomic DNA:
- the surE gene encoding 5'/3'-nucleotidase SurE, whose translation MRILISNDDGVMAPGLAALHGALAGYAECVVIAPDQDKSGASSSLTLDRPLHPHTLDNGFISVNGTPTDCVHLGLNGLLPDEPDMVVSGINLGANLGDDVLYSGTVAAALEGRFLQRPSFAFSFLSRQVDNLATAAHYARLLVEAHERLDLPPRTVLNVNIPNLPLAHVRGIQLTRLGHRTRAAAPVRVVDPRGKAGYWIAAAGDAEDGGPGTDFHAVMQGYVSITPLQLDRTYQDGFNSLNAWLEGMA comes from the coding sequence ATGCGTATTCTGATTTCAAATGATGACGGGGTCATGGCGCCCGGGCTTGCTGCGCTGCATGGCGCGCTGGCGGGGTACGCCGAGTGCGTGGTGATTGCGCCCGATCAAGACAAGAGCGGCGCGAGCAGTTCGCTGACGCTGGACCGGCCCTTGCACCCGCACACCCTGGACAACGGCTTCATCAGCGTTAACGGCACGCCCACCGATTGCGTCCACCTTGGGCTCAACGGTCTGCTGCCCGATGAGCCGGACATGGTTGTTTCGGGGATCAACCTCGGCGCCAACCTGGGTGACGATGTGCTGTATTCGGGCACCGTTGCTGCGGCGCTGGAAGGTCGTTTTCTGCAACGCCCGTCATTTGCCTTTTCATTTTTGTCACGTCAGGTCGATAACCTGGCAACCGCTGCGCATTACGCGCGGCTTCTGGTCGAAGCCCATGAACGCCTCGACCTTCCACCCCGTACCGTATTGAATGTGAATATCCCTAACCTGCCGCTGGCACATGTGCGCGGAATTCAGCTGACCCGTCTTGGCCATCGCACCCGTGCGGCGGCGCCTGTGCGCGTGGTCGATCCGCGTGGGAAGGCCGGTTACTGGATTGCTGCCGCAGGAGATGCCGAAGACGGCGGGCCGGGCACCGATTTCCACGCCGTGATGCAGGGTTATGTGTCGATCACCCCGTTGCAGCTGGATCGTACTTATCAGGACGGTTTCAACAGCCTGAACGCATGGCTGGAGGGAATGGCCTGA
- a CDS encoding protein-L-isoaspartate(D-aspartate) O-methyltransferase: MTSQRTRERLIQRLCEEGIANTQVLDVIRKTPRHLFVDEALAHRAYEDTALPIGNNQTISQPYMVARMSELLLAAGPLDKVLEIGTGSGYQTAVLAQLVERVFSVERIKVLQDRAKERLVELNLRNMVFRWGDGWEGWPALAPYNGIIVTAVATDVPQALLDQLAPGGRLVIPVGSGEVQQLMLIIREENGFSRHVLGAVRFVPLLNGPLA, translated from the coding sequence ATGACTTCCCAGCGTACCCGCGAGCGTCTGATTCAACGGTTGTGCGAAGAAGGTATCGCCAACACCCAGGTGCTGGACGTCATTCGCAAGACCCCTCGACACCTGTTTGTCGACGAGGCCCTCGCGCACCGCGCGTACGAAGACACCGCGCTGCCGATCGGCAACAACCAGACGATCTCCCAGCCTTACATGGTGGCGCGCATGAGCGAACTGCTGTTGGCGGCGGGCCCGCTGGATAAAGTGCTGGAGATCGGCACCGGCTCGGGTTACCAGACCGCCGTGCTGGCGCAACTGGTGGAGCGGGTTTTCTCCGTTGAGCGGATCAAGGTGCTGCAGGATCGCGCAAAGGAACGCCTCGTCGAACTGAACCTGCGCAACATGGTGTTTCGTTGGGGCGACGGCTGGGAAGGCTGGCCGGCGCTCGCGCCTTACAACGGCATCATTGTCACTGCGGTTGCCACCGACGTACCTCAGGCCTTGCTGGACCAGCTGGCACCCGGTGGGCGGTTGGTCATTCCGGTGGGTTCGGGCGAGGTGCAGCAGCTGATGCTGATCATCCGCGAGGAAAACGGCTTCTCCCGGCATGTGTTGGGCGCTGTCCGTTTTGTCCCGCTGCTCAACGGCCCGCTGGCGTAA
- a CDS encoding peptidoglycan DD-metalloendopeptidase family protein, whose amino-acid sequence MSLTVIRQRSSSTSFQRLVIGVALSILLVGCSSTPSGGVRVVDRNGKSTVPTRQPVTTGQYVVKRGDTLFSIAFRYGWDWKALAARNSIPEPFTIHVGQTIRFDGRANSPSTAVAAGSARVPQTTTSSSTSSSGSLKTTVISRPVGAVAATTPPPTSNSTTTPVNTTVVTGARSPSGWTWPTSGVLISKFSSNGSLNKGIDIAGDLGQPVLAASDGAVVYAGSGLRGYGELVIIKHSDTYVSAYGHNRRLLVREGQQVKAGQSIAEMGSTGTDRVKLHFEIRRQGKPVDPLEFLPRR is encoded by the coding sequence GTGAGTCTCACAGTCATTCGGCAGCGTAGTTCTTCAACAAGCTTTCAGCGTCTGGTGATTGGAGTTGCCTTGAGTATCCTTCTGGTCGGCTGCTCCAGCACGCCATCGGGCGGCGTACGCGTTGTCGACCGCAACGGCAAATCGACGGTGCCGACGCGTCAGCCTGTGACCACAGGTCAGTACGTCGTGAAGCGTGGCGATACGCTTTTTTCCATTGCGTTTCGTTACGGCTGGGACTGGAAGGCGCTGGCCGCACGCAACAGCATTCCAGAGCCCTTCACCATTCATGTCGGTCAGACGATCCGCTTCGATGGGCGCGCCAACTCGCCGTCTACGGCGGTGGCCGCTGGCTCCGCACGCGTTCCGCAGACCACCACGAGCAGCTCGACATCCTCTTCCGGGTCGCTGAAAACCACTGTCATTTCAAGGCCGGTAGGGGCTGTCGCCGCCACGACGCCACCGCCGACCAGCAACTCGACGACGACGCCGGTCAATACAACCGTGGTGACCGGCGCTCGTTCTCCAAGCGGCTGGACATGGCCGACGAGCGGCGTTTTGATCAGCAAGTTCTCTTCAAACGGTAGTTTGAATAAAGGAATTGATATCGCTGGTGATTTGGGACAGCCTGTTTTGGCCGCGTCTGATGGGGCAGTGGTATACGCCGGAAGTGGATTAAGGGGCTACGGCGAATTGGTCATCATCAAACACAGCGATACCTACGTCAGTGCATACGGACATAACCGTCGGCTCTTGGTTCGGGAGGGACAACAGGTCAAGGCAGGGCAAAGTATTGCCGAGATGGGATCAACGGGAACTGACCGGGTGAAACTGCATTTCGAGATTCGCCGCCAGGGTAAACCGGTAGATCCACTGGAATTCTTGCCACGTCGCTGA
- the rpoS gene encoding RNA polymerase sigma factor RpoS yields MALSKEVPEFDIDDEVLLMEPAIVLDSATDEKPATPSVRAKPKNSAALKQHKYIDYTRALDATQLYLNEIGFSPLLSPEEEVHFARLSQSGDPAGRKRMIESNLRLVVKIARRYVNRGLSLLDLIEEGNLGLIRAVEKFDPERGFRFSTYATWWIRQTIERAIMNQTRTIRLPIHVVKELNVYLRAARELTQKLDHEPSPEEIANLLEKPVGEVKRMLGLNERVSSVDVSLGPDSDKTLLDTLTDDRPTDPCELLQDDDLSQSIDQWLSELTDKQREVVVRRFGLRGHESSTLEDVGLEIGLTRERVRQIQVEGLKRLREILEKNGLSSESLFQ; encoded by the coding sequence ATGGCTCTCAGCAAAGAAGTGCCGGAGTTTGACATAGACGACGAGGTGCTCCTTATGGAACCCGCAATCGTCCTGGATTCTGCAACGGATGAGAAGCCAGCTACACCTTCCGTTCGTGCGAAACCCAAAAACTCTGCAGCGCTCAAACAGCATAAGTACATTGACTACACTCGTGCACTGGATGCTACGCAGCTGTACCTCAATGAAATCGGCTTTTCCCCCTTGCTCTCCCCGGAAGAAGAAGTCCATTTTGCGCGACTGTCGCAAAGCGGCGATCCGGCTGGGCGCAAACGCATGATTGAGAGCAATCTGCGGCTGGTCGTGAAAATCGCCAGGCGCTACGTCAATCGTGGTCTGTCATTGCTGGACCTGATCGAGGAGGGCAATTTGGGCCTCATTCGAGCGGTCGAAAAATTCGATCCGGAGCGCGGATTCCGGTTCTCGACCTACGCCACTTGGTGGATTCGTCAAACCATCGAACGCGCGATCATGAATCAGACGCGAACGATCCGCCTCCCGATCCATGTGGTCAAAGAGCTCAACGTCTACCTGCGCGCCGCGCGGGAGCTGACGCAAAAGCTTGACCATGAACCCTCTCCCGAAGAAATTGCCAACCTGCTGGAGAAGCCGGTCGGTGAGGTCAAGCGCATGCTCGGCCTCAACGAGCGGGTGTCTTCGGTGGATGTGTCGCTGGGCCCTGATTCAGACAAGACGCTGCTCGACACGCTGACGGATGATCGTCCTACCGATCCCTGCGAACTGCTGCAGGACGATGATCTGTCCCAGAGCATCGATCAGTGGCTTTCAGAGTTGACCGACAAACAGCGTGAAGTCGTCGTCCGTCGATTCGGGCTGCGCGGGCATGAAAGCAGCACGCTTGAGGACGTCGGGCTGGAAATCGGCCTGACTCGTGAGCGTGTACGGCAGATTCAAGTGGAGGGGTTAAAGCGCCTTCGCGAGATACTCGAGAAGAATGGCCTATCCAGCGAGTCACTCTTCCAGTAA
- the fdxA gene encoding ferredoxin FdxA, protein MTFVVTDNCIKCKYTDCVEVCPVDCFYEGPNFLVIHPDECIDCALCEPECPANAIFSEDEIPAGMENFIQLNAELADVWPNITERKDALPDAAQWDGKTGKIADLER, encoded by the coding sequence ATGACCTTCGTCGTCACCGACAACTGCATCAAGTGCAAGTACACCGACTGCGTAGAAGTCTGTCCGGTGGACTGCTTTTACGAAGGCCCGAACTTCCTGGTGATTCACCCGGACGAGTGCATCGACTGCGCCCTGTGCGAGCCTGAATGCCCTGCGAATGCGATCTTCTCCGAAGACGAGATTCCGGCCGGCATGGAGAATTTCATTCAGCTGAACGCAGAGCTGGCTGACGTCTGGCCCAACATCACGGAACGCAAGGACGCGCTGCCGGATGCGGCACAGTGGGATGGCAAGACCGGCAAGATAGCCGATCTGGAGCGCTAA
- the mutS gene encoding DNA mismatch repair protein MutS: MSDLSSHTPMMQQYWRLKNQHPDQLMFYRMGDFYEIFYEDAKKAAKLLDITLTARGQSAGQSIPMCGIPYHAAEGYLAKLVKLGESVVICEQIGDPATSKGPVDRQVVRIITPGTVSDEALLDERRDNLIAAVLGDERLFGLAVLDITSGNFTVLEIKGWENLLAELERINPVELLIPDDWPQGLPAEKRRGARRRAPWDFERDSAHKSLCQQFSTQDLKGFGCENLTLAIGAAGCLLSYAKETQRTALPHLRSLRHERLDDTVILDGASRRNLELDTNLAGGRDNTLQSVMDRCQTAMATRLLTRWLNRPLRDLHILQARQESIGCFLERYRFENLQPQLKEIGDIERILARIGLRNARPRDLARLRDALSALPELQLALAELEAPHIQQLAKTASTYPELADLLQRAIIDNPPAVIRDGGVLKTGYDAELDELLSLSENAGQFLIDLETREKARTGLANLKVGYNRVHGYFIELPSKQAEQAPADYIRRQTLKGAERFITPELKEFEDKALSAKSRALAREKMLYETLLEDLIGHLAPLQDTAAALAELDVLSNLAERALNLDLNRPRFTDEPCMRIEQGRHPVVEQVLSSPFVANDLDLNDNTRMLVITGPNMGGKSTYMRQTALIVLLAHIGSFVPAASCELSLVDRIFTRIGSSDDLAGGRSTFMVEMSETANILHNATDKSLVLMDEVGRGTSTFDGLSLAWAAAECLAQLRAYTLFATHYFELTVLPESEPLVANVHLNATEHNERIVFLHRVLPGPASQSYGLAVAQLAGVPGRVITRAKEHLLRLETTSLPHEQPKAKPGKPPLPMQSDMFASLPHPVLDELSNLKIDDLTPRQALELLYSMKTRI; this comes from the coding sequence ATTTCCGACCTGTCCTCGCATACCCCGATGATGCAGCAATACTGGCGGTTGAAAAATCAGCATCCCGATCAGCTGATGTTCTATCGCATGGGTGACTTCTACGAGATCTTCTATGAAGACGCCAAGAAGGCGGCCAAGCTGCTCGACATCACGCTGACTGCGCGGGGCCAGTCAGCGGGGCAAAGCATTCCCATGTGCGGCATCCCCTATCACGCAGCGGAAGGCTATCTGGCCAAGCTGGTGAAGCTCGGCGAGTCAGTCGTCATCTGCGAACAGATTGGCGATCCGGCCACCAGCAAAGGCCCGGTCGATCGTCAGGTGGTGCGCATCATCACGCCGGGCACCGTCAGCGACGAAGCCTTGCTGGACGAGCGTCGGGATAACCTGATCGCCGCCGTGCTGGGTGACGAACGCCTGTTCGGCCTCGCCGTGCTGGACATCACCAGCGGCAATTTCACCGTGCTGGAAATCAAGGGCTGGGAAAACCTGCTGGCCGAGCTTGAGCGGATCAATCCGGTCGAGCTGCTGATTCCCGATGACTGGCCCCAAGGGTTGCCCGCAGAGAAACGCCGCGGTGCCCGTCGTCGCGCGCCATGGGACTTCGAGCGCGATTCGGCGCACAAAAGCCTGTGCCAGCAGTTCTCCACTCAGGATCTCAAAGGCTTCGGCTGCGAGAACCTCACCCTGGCGATCGGCGCGGCCGGCTGCCTGCTGAGCTACGCCAAAGAAACCCAGCGCACCGCATTGCCACACCTGCGCAGCCTGCGCCATGAGCGCCTCGACGACACGGTGATTCTGGACGGCGCCAGCCGCCGCAATCTGGAACTCGACACCAACCTGGCGGGCGGGCGCGACAACACGCTGCAGTCGGTGATGGATCGCTGTCAGACCGCCATGGCAACGCGCCTGCTGACCCGCTGGCTGAACCGTCCCCTGCGCGATCTGCACATCCTTCAGGCCCGCCAAGAGTCCATTGGCTGCTTCCTCGAGCGTTACCGCTTCGAGAACCTGCAGCCGCAGCTGAAAGAGATCGGCGACATCGAGCGCATTCTCGCGCGTATCGGCCTGCGCAATGCCCGTCCTCGGGACCTGGCGCGTCTGCGTGATGCCCTGAGCGCGTTGCCCGAATTGCAACTGGCCCTGGCCGAGCTTGAAGCGCCGCACATTCAGCAATTGGCGAAAACCGCGAGCACCTACCCGGAGCTGGCCGACCTGCTGCAACGCGCGATCATCGACAATCCGCCTGCGGTGATTCGAGACGGTGGCGTCCTGAAGACCGGTTACGACGCCGAGCTCGATGAATTGCTGTCCCTGAGCGAGAACGCCGGGCAGTTCCTCATCGATCTGGAAACCCGCGAAAAGGCACGCACCGGCCTGGCCAACCTCAAGGTCGGCTACAACCGCGTGCATGGTTACTTCATCGAGCTGCCGAGCAAGCAGGCCGAACAGGCGCCGGCCGATTACATCCGCCGCCAGACGCTTAAAGGCGCCGAGCGTTTCATCACCCCGGAGCTCAAGGAATTCGAAGACAAGGCGTTGTCGGCCAAGAGCCGCGCGCTGGCTCGGGAAAAGATGCTCTATGAGACGCTGCTGGAAGACCTGATCGGGCACCTTGCGCCGCTGCAGGACACTGCCGCCGCGCTGGCCGAGCTGGATGTGCTGAGCAACCTGGCCGAGCGTGCGCTGAACCTGGACCTCAACCGTCCGCGTTTCACCGATGAGCCGTGCATGCGCATCGAGCAAGGTCGGCATCCGGTGGTGGAGCAGGTGTTGTCGTCGCCGTTCGTGGCCAACGACCTTGATCTGAACGACAACACGCGCATGCTGGTGATCACCGGTCCAAACATGGGCGGTAAATCCACCTACATGCGCCAGACTGCTTTGATCGTGCTGCTGGCGCATATCGGCAGCTTCGTGCCGGCGGCGAGCTGCGAGCTGTCGCTGGTGGACCGTATCTTCACGCGTATCGGTTCAAGCGATGACCTGGCCGGCGGACGCTCCACTTTCATGGTGGAGATGAGCGAGACCGCGAACATTCTGCACAACGCCACGGACAAAAGCCTGGTGCTGATGGATGAAGTCGGACGCGGCACCAGCACATTCGACGGGCTTTCGCTGGCGTGGGCTGCGGCGGAATGCCTCGCCCAGCTTCGTGCGTACACGCTGTTCGCCACCCATTATTTCGAGCTGACCGTGTTGCCGGAGAGCGAGCCGCTGGTGGCCAACGTGCACCTGAATGCCACCGAGCACAACGAGCGCATTGTCTTTCTGCACCGCGTGCTGCCGGGGCCGGCGAGCCAGAGTTATGGTCTTGCCGTGGCGCAACTGGCTGGCGTGCCGGGGCGCGTCATCACGCGGGCCAAGGAGCATCTGCTGCGCCTGGAGACCACCAGCCTGCCCCACGAACAGCCCAAGGCCAAGCCGGGAAAACCGCCGCTGCCGATGCAGAGCGACATGTTTGCAAGCTTGCCGCACCCTGTTCTGGACGAGTTGTCGAACCTGAAGATCGACGACCTGACGCCGCGCCAGGCGCTTGAGTTGTTGTATTCGATGAAGACACGCATCTAA
- a CDS encoding CinA family protein, producing the protein MNDITHLAATLGQQLLAAGAQVSTAESCTGGGIAEAITRIPGSSAWFEAGYVTYSNRQKTRQLAVPEALFAQVGAVSREVVEAMAKGAQANSGAQFSVAVSGVAGPDGGSAEKPVGTVWVCWGVAERLIAECFLFAGDRDAVRRQTVSAALEGLVRLSRGEIPNQG; encoded by the coding sequence GTGAATGACATTACTCATCTGGCAGCAACCCTGGGCCAGCAACTGTTGGCCGCGGGCGCGCAGGTCAGCACGGCCGAATCCTGCACCGGAGGCGGCATCGCCGAAGCCATCACCCGTATCCCCGGGAGTTCGGCTTGGTTCGAAGCCGGCTATGTCACCTACTCCAACCGGCAGAAGACCCGTCAACTGGCGGTGCCGGAAGCGCTGTTCGCCCAGGTCGGCGCCGTCAGTCGCGAAGTGGTCGAGGCCATGGCGAAGGGCGCGCAGGCTAATAGCGGCGCGCAGTTTTCGGTCGCGGTCAGCGGCGTGGCCGGACCGGACGGTGGCTCGGCGGAGAAACCCGTTGGCACTGTGTGGGTCTGCTGGGGCGTGGCGGAACGATTGATCGCCGAGTGCTTTCTATTTGCAGGTGACCGTGATGCGGTTCGCCGACAAACGGTGAGCGCCGCGCTAGAGGGGCTTGTCCGCCTCTCTCGCGGAGAAATACCAAATCAGGGGTAG
- the recA gene encoding recombinase RecA, producing the protein MDDNKKKALAAALGQIERQFGKGAVMRMGDHDRQAIPAISTGSLGLDIALGIGGLPKGRIVEIYGPESSGKTTLTLSVIAEAQKMGATCAFVDAEHALDPEYAGKLGVNVDDLLVSQPDTGEQALEITDMLVRSNAIDVIVVDSVAALVPKAEIEGEMGDMHVGLQARLMSQALRKITGNIKTANCLVIFINQIRMKIGVMFGSPETTTGGNALKFYASVRLDIRRTGAVKEGDEVVGSETRVKVVKNKVAPPFRQAEFQILYGKGIYRNGEIIDLGVLHGLLEKSGAWYSYQGSKIGQGKANSAKFLADNPEIGTTLERQIREKLLTAAPDVKAQSSRVAADDVAEVEADADI; encoded by the coding sequence ATGGACGACAACAAGAAGAAAGCCTTGGCTGCGGCCTTGGGTCAGATCGAGCGTCAATTCGGCAAAGGTGCCGTAATGCGCATGGGTGACCATGATCGCCAGGCTATTCCTGCTATCTCCACCGGTTCGCTGGGTCTCGATATCGCACTTGGTATCGGTGGCCTGCCAAAAGGCCGGATCGTTGAAATCTACGGCCCGGAATCTTCGGGTAAGACCACCCTCACTCTGTCCGTCATCGCAGAAGCCCAGAAAATGGGCGCCACCTGCGCATTCGTCGACGCCGAGCACGCGCTCGATCCAGAGTACGCCGGCAAGCTGGGCGTCAACGTCGACGACCTGCTGGTCTCCCAGCCAGACACCGGCGAACAGGCCCTCGAAATCACCGACATGCTGGTGCGTTCGAACGCAATCGACGTCATCGTCGTCGACTCCGTTGCCGCCCTCGTTCCGAAGGCTGAAATCGAAGGCGAAATGGGCGACATGCACGTCGGCCTGCAAGCCCGATTGATGTCCCAGGCGCTGCGTAAGATCACCGGTAACATCAAGACTGCCAACTGCCTCGTTATCTTCATCAACCAGATCCGTATGAAGATCGGCGTGATGTTCGGCAGCCCGGAAACAACAACCGGTGGTAACGCCCTGAAGTTCTACGCGTCGGTCCGTCTGGACATCCGCCGTACAGGCGCGGTCAAGGAAGGCGACGAAGTCGTCGGTAGCGAAACCCGCGTCAAAGTCGTCAAGAACAAGGTGGCCCCGCCGTTCCGTCAGGCTGAGTTCCAGATTCTCTACGGCAAGGGCATCTACCGTAACGGCGAGATCATCGATCTCGGCGTGCTGCACGGTCTGCTGGAGAAATCCGGCGCCTGGTACAGCTACCAGGGCAGCAAGATCGGTCAGGGTAAAGCCAACTCCGCGAAGTTCCTGGCGGACAACCCGGAAATCGGCACCACCCTCGAACGGCAGATTCGCGAGAAGCTGCTGACGGCAGCGCCTGATGTGAAGGCCCAGTCGTCCCGCGTAGCGGCAGACGATGTGGCTGAAGTTGAAGCTGACGCGGATATCTGA
- the recX gene encoding recombination regulator RecX has translation MPAVLDTPVAVRRTAMDLLARREHGRVELTRKLRQRGAPPELIDAALDRLTEEGLLSESRYLESFVSYRARSGHGPLRIREELGQRGLPRPDIEQALRECGVDWWEKLEALWQRKFSGQLPKDARERGQQMRFLSYRGYPPELIGRLLSGKGNDD, from the coding sequence ATGCCGGCTGTGCTTGATACGCCCGTCGCTGTAAGGCGTACTGCAATGGACCTGCTCGCACGACGCGAGCACGGTCGTGTCGAGCTGACGCGCAAGTTGCGTCAGCGCGGCGCACCTCCCGAATTGATTGATGCAGCGCTCGACCGTCTGACGGAAGAGGGTCTGCTGTCTGAATCCCGATACCTCGAAAGCTTTGTTTCCTACCGTGCCCGTTCTGGCCACGGCCCTTTGCGTATCCGCGAGGAGCTGGGGCAACGCGGTTTGCCGCGCCCGGACATTGAGCAGGCGCTGCGCGAGTGCGGCGTGGACTGGTGGGAAAAACTGGAAGCGCTGTGGCAGCGCAAGTTCAGCGGCCAACTGCCCAAGGATGCCCGCGAACGTGGGCAGCAGATGCGCTTTCTGAGCTATCGCGGGTACCCGCCGGAGCTCATCGGGCGTTTGTTGAGTGGGAAGGGCAACGACGACTGA
- a CDS encoding LOG family protein gives MPYVPSDALSQHFQSNGIDLTPKVEELLGSVAPDSPNLPPYRDMILTVLRMAQDDLNRWNAKITLQALRELENAFRVLERFKGRRKVTVFGSARTPLEHPVYALARELGKQLAASDLMVITGAGGGIMAAAHEGAGLDHSLGFNITLPFEQHANATVDGTGNLLPFHFFFTRKLFFVKEADALVLCPGGFGTLDEALEVLTLIQTGKSPLVPIVLLDAPGGTFWEGALGFIKNELEANKYILPTDMNLMKLVYSADEAVAEINRFYSNFHSSRWLKNTFVIRMHHALSEQALNALQDRFADLRLSGDFQQYGHQDEYDDAQFSHLTRLAFAFNGRNHGRLRELVDCINLEENWVGPAHSQRAHEPEPVKSM, from the coding sequence ATGCCGTACGTACCCAGTGACGCGTTGTCTCAACACTTTCAGAGCAACGGAATCGACCTCACCCCCAAAGTCGAAGAACTCCTCGGTTCGGTCGCCCCGGACAGCCCCAACCTTCCGCCCTACCGCGACATGATTCTGACCGTCCTGCGCATGGCCCAGGACGACCTGAATCGCTGGAATGCCAAAATCACCCTGCAAGCGCTGCGCGAGCTGGAGAATGCCTTCCGGGTGCTCGAACGCTTCAAAGGCCGGCGCAAGGTCACCGTGTTCGGTTCCGCCCGTACCCCTTTGGAACATCCTGTTTATGCGCTGGCCCGTGAACTGGGCAAGCAACTGGCAGCCTCCGACCTGATGGTCATCACCGGCGCCGGTGGCGGGATCATGGCCGCGGCCCACGAAGGCGCCGGCCTGGATCATAGCCTGGGCTTCAACATCACCCTGCCGTTCGAGCAGCACGCCAATGCGACCGTGGATGGCACCGGTAATCTGCTGCCGTTCCACTTCTTCTTCACACGTAAGCTGTTTTTCGTCAAAGAGGCCGATGCGCTGGTGCTCTGCCCGGGCGGGTTTGGCACCCTTGATGAAGCACTGGAAGTGCTGACGCTGATCCAGACCGGCAAAAGCCCGCTGGTTCCTATCGTGCTGCTGGATGCACCGGGAGGCACGTTCTGGGAAGGCGCGCTCGGTTTCATCAAGAATGAGCTGGAGGCGAACAAATACATTTTGCCCACGGACATGAACCTGATGAAGCTGGTGTACAGCGCCGATGAGGCCGTCGCCGAGATCAACCGTTTTTACAGCAACTTCCACTCCAGCCGCTGGCTGAAGAACACCTTCGTCATCCGCATGCACCATGCGTTGAGCGAACAGGCGCTGAACGCCCTGCAGGACAGGTTCGCCGATCTACGGTTAAGCGGCGACTTCCAGCAATACGGCCATCAAGACGAATATGACGATGCGCAGTTCAGCCATCTCACGCGTCTGGCGTTTGCCTTTAACGGCCGTAATCACGGCCGTTTGCGCGAGTTGGTGGACTGCATAAACCTTGAGGAGAACTGGGTAGGACCTGCGCATTCCCAGCGGGCCCATGAGCCCGAGCCTGTCAAATCGATGTGA
- a CDS encoding quorum-sensing-regulated virulence factor family protein, translated as MLRLIAPTLTLLLVAPLCANAASKQDYELSQMLDKVAKESSVGTPRAINEDILDEGYTVEGKMLINHLSVQSGQAAQMREHPDDVRGQLGGSVCRNAGYRQLMAKGAILRYQFTEYKTNKLITTQEIKAADCAAKPPAHKK; from the coding sequence ATGCTGCGCCTCATCGCCCCCACTCTCACGCTTTTGCTCGTCGCTCCACTGTGCGCCAACGCGGCGTCCAAGCAGGATTACGAACTGAGCCAGATGCTTGATAAAGTCGCGAAGGAAAGCAGTGTCGGCACGCCACGCGCCATCAACGAAGACATCCTCGACGAGGGCTACACCGTTGAAGGCAAGATGCTGATCAATCACCTGAGTGTACAGTCTGGCCAGGCCGCTCAAATGCGTGAACACCCGGACGATGTCCGCGGTCAGCTGGGCGGCAGCGTGTGCCGCAACGCCGGTTACCGTCAACTTATGGCCAAGGGCGCGATCCTGCGTTACCAGTTCACCGAATACAAAACCAACAAGCTCATCACGACTCAGGAAATCAAAGCGGCGGACTGCGCTGCCAAACCCCCTGCCCACAAGAAGTGA
- a CDS encoding tRNA-uridine aminocarboxypropyltransferase: MTPTLFHRNSVACLRDEREDESTKPYLARGSRAPRCPYCRVIESHCLCRWRPKVEAKSGVCLIMTTKEVFKPSNTGWLIADVIKDNHAFVWSRTEVDEKLIALLNDPQWQPYLVFPGEYVAAERVTNTVTINPNKRPLFVLLDATWTEARKIFRKSAYFDSIPILSLIPEKLSRYKLRRSTRSEHLCTAEVAALCFDLAGDTEAASALSCYFDVFSQHYLGAKNQLPLDLLSDAHQELKGYLE, encoded by the coding sequence ATGACCCCGACTCTTTTTCACAGAAACTCTGTCGCATGTCTGAGAGATGAGCGGGAGGATGAGAGTACCAAGCCTTACCTTGCTCGCGGATCACGTGCGCCGAGGTGCCCGTACTGTCGAGTGATCGAAAGTCACTGCCTGTGCAGGTGGCGTCCCAAGGTCGAGGCAAAATCAGGGGTGTGCCTGATCATGACGACAAAAGAGGTCTTCAAACCCAGCAATACGGGTTGGCTGATCGCAGACGTGATCAAGGATAACCATGCGTTTGTGTGGTCACGCACCGAAGTCGATGAGAAGCTGATTGCATTGCTCAACGATCCGCAGTGGCAACCGTATCTGGTGTTTCCGGGGGAATATGTAGCGGCCGAGCGCGTCACCAATACCGTGACGATTAATCCGAATAAGAGACCGCTGTTCGTGCTGCTTGACGCTACATGGACTGAAGCGAGGAAAATCTTCCGTAAAAGCGCTTATTTTGACTCCATCCCCATTTTGAGCCTGATCCCTGAAAAGCTTTCACGGTACAAGCTAAGACGTTCCACGCGCAGCGAACATCTCTGTACCGCTGAAGTGGCCGCACTGTGTTTCGATCTGGCCGGCGACACTGAAGCAGCTTCGGCTCTAAGCTGCTACTTCGATGTGTTCAGTCAGCACTATCTAGGTGCCAAAAATCAGTTGCCCCTCGACTTGCTAAGCGATGCTCATCAAGAGCTCAAGGGCTATCTTGAGTAG